In Paenibacillus phoenicis, one genomic interval encodes:
- a CDS encoding RelA/SpoT family protein, with product MGIEQLLEKASAYIKEPDLRRIREAYEFADQAHHGQVRKSGEPYILHPLAVADIVVNMQMDALSVIAALLHDVVEDTTVSLKEIQEHFGSDCALLVDGLTKLERIKFQSKEEQQNENYRKMFIAMAQDIRVIVIKLADRLHNMRTLKYQSEESQRRIAYETLEIFCPIANRLGISAIKWEMEDIALRYLNPQQYYRIANLMRKKRAEREEYIKNVIARIAEKLDEMGIQADLSGRPKHIYSVYKKMTMKNKQFNEIYDLLAIRIIVDNIKDCYATLGIIHTLWKPMPGRFKDYIAMPKANMYQSLHTTVVGPNGEPTEVQIRTWEMHRTAEYGIAAHWAYKEGAGTSGLENKITFFNEILELQHEAKDASEFVESLKMDFFSDLVFVFTPSGEVIELPAGSVPLDFAYRIHTEVGNRTIGAKVNGRIVPLDHRLKTGDIVEILTSKHSYGPSQDWLKIAQSSHARSKIKQWFKKEKREENVEKGREAIERELKRAGLEPSLWMSDDKLLEAAKKYAFNDIDDMLSAIGFGGITASQVVTKLTEKLRKEQEEAAGHIELTTEVKEVKAPEERRHRPTNGVVVKGIDNLLVRFARCCNPVPGDEIVGYITRGRGVSVHRSDCPNIPSGGEGEEAARVIDVEWEDSIEANYSVDIEITGHDRRNFLNEVLQAVSESKTNISAVSGRSDKNKMALVHMTILIRNTDHLQSVVEKIKRVKDVYTVHRIMQ from the coding sequence ATGGGCATAGAGCAATTACTCGAAAAGGCGTCTGCCTATATAAAGGAACCGGATCTGAGGCGGATTCGGGAAGCGTACGAGTTTGCGGATCAAGCCCATCACGGACAGGTTCGCAAATCCGGAGAACCTTATATCCTACATCCTTTGGCCGTAGCGGATATTGTAGTGAACATGCAAATGGATGCGCTGTCGGTCATTGCGGCCTTGCTTCATGATGTGGTGGAAGACACGACAGTGTCCTTAAAGGAGATACAGGAGCATTTCGGCAGTGATTGTGCATTGCTCGTTGACGGCTTAACCAAGCTGGAGCGGATCAAATTCCAATCCAAAGAAGAGCAGCAGAACGAGAACTACCGTAAAATGTTCATTGCGATGGCACAAGACATCCGCGTCATCGTCATCAAATTGGCGGACCGGCTGCATAACATGCGGACTTTGAAATACCAGTCCGAGGAGAGTCAGCGCCGGATTGCATATGAAACGCTGGAAATCTTCTGCCCTATCGCGAACCGGCTCGGGATCTCCGCCATCAAATGGGAAATGGAGGATATTGCCCTGCGGTACTTGAACCCGCAGCAATATTACCGGATCGCCAACTTGATGCGCAAGAAACGGGCGGAGCGCGAGGAATACATCAAGAACGTGATCGCCCGTATCGCCGAGAAGCTGGACGAAATGGGCATCCAAGCGGATTTGTCGGGGCGACCCAAGCATATTTACAGCGTGTATAAGAAAATGACGATGAAAAACAAGCAGTTCAACGAAATTTACGATCTGCTGGCCATCCGTATCATCGTGGACAATATCAAGGACTGTTACGCGACCCTGGGGATCATCCATACGTTATGGAAGCCGATGCCGGGGCGGTTTAAAGACTATATCGCCATGCCGAAGGCGAACATGTACCAGTCGTTGCATACGACGGTCGTTGGGCCTAACGGGGAACCTACAGAGGTTCAAATCCGCACATGGGAAATGCACCGGACGGCAGAATACGGGATTGCCGCGCACTGGGCCTACAAGGAAGGCGCAGGGACGAGCGGTCTCGAGAACAAAATTACGTTCTTTAACGAAATCCTGGAGCTTCAACATGAAGCCAAGGATGCTTCCGAATTCGTGGAATCGCTCAAAATGGACTTCTTCTCGGACCTGGTGTTTGTGTTTACGCCGTCCGGGGAAGTCATTGAGCTTCCGGCAGGCTCCGTGCCGCTGGACTTCGCGTACCGTATCCATACGGAAGTTGGCAATCGTACGATTGGGGCCAAGGTGAACGGACGGATCGTCCCGCTGGATCATCGGCTGAAAACCGGGGACATCGTGGAGATCTTGACCTCCAAACACTCGTACGGACCTAGTCAGGACTGGCTCAAAATTGCGCAATCCTCCCATGCTCGCAGCAAGATCAAGCAATGGTTCAAGAAGGAAAAGCGCGAAGAAAACGTGGAAAAAGGACGCGAAGCGATCGAACGCGAGCTGAAGCGGGCGGGGCTCGAGCCTTCCTTGTGGATGAGCGACGACAAGCTGTTGGAAGCGGCGAAGAAGTATGCCTTCAACGACATCGACGATATGCTGTCGGCGATTGGGTTCGGCGGGATCACGGCCTCCCAAGTCGTGACGAAGCTGACCGAGAAGCTGCGCAAGGAGCAGGAGGAAGCGGCCGGGCACATCGAGTTGACCACCGAGGTCAAAGAAGTGAAAGCGCCGGAAGAACGCCGGCATCGCCCAACGAACGGCGTCGTCGTGAAGGGGATCGACAATTTGCTGGTGCGGTTTGCTAGATGCTGCAATCCGGTACCTGGCGACGAGATCGTTGGTTACATCACCCGCGGCCGCGGCGTATCCGTGCATCGCAGCGACTGTCCGAACATCCCGAGCGGAGGAGAAGGCGAAGAGGCGGCGCGTGTGATCGACGTGGAATGGGAAGATTCGATCGAAGCGAATTACAGTGTCGATATCGAAATTACCGGGCACGACCGTCGTAACTTCTTAAACGAAGTGCTGCAGGCTGTGTCGGAAAGCAAAACGAATATTTCGGCCGTCTCGGGGCGGTCGGATAAGAACAAAATGGCTTTGGTGCATATGACGATTCTGATTCGGAATACCGATCATCTGCAATCCGTTGTGGAGAAGATCAAACGGGTGAAGGATGTGTACACGGTTCACCGGATTATGCAGTAG
- a CDS encoding adenine phosphoribosyltransferase, with the protein MDFKEYIRVIPDFPQPGISFKDITTLLNDGNMYRKAIDELKQRVSHLKIDLIAGPEARGFVVGAPLAYALGVGFVPIRKSGKLPYKTIEVEYDLEYGKDRLAMHSDAVKPGQNVLIADDLLATGGTISTSVDLVRQLGGNVVGTAFLIELSELEGRKKLPGIEIFSLVQYE; encoded by the coding sequence TTGGATTTTAAAGAGTACATCCGGGTGATTCCTGATTTCCCTCAACCGGGCATTAGCTTCAAGGATATTACGACGTTGCTCAATGACGGTAACATGTACCGCAAGGCGATCGACGAACTGAAGCAGCGGGTATCTCATTTGAAGATCGATTTGATTGCCGGCCCTGAAGCCCGCGGTTTCGTTGTGGGTGCGCCGCTGGCTTACGCGCTTGGCGTCGGGTTCGTACCGATCCGCAAGAGTGGGAAGCTGCCTTACAAAACGATTGAGGTGGAATACGACCTGGAATACGGCAAAGACCGGTTAGCGATGCACAGCGATGCGGTAAAGCCGGGGCAAAACGTGCTGATTGCGGATGACTTGCTAGCGACTGGGGGAACGATCTCAACCTCTGTGGATCTGGTTCGTCAACTAGGAGGGAACGTCGTTGGTACTGCCTTCCTGATTGAGTTAAGTGAGCTGGAAGGCCGCAAGAAGCTGCCGGGAATTGAAATCTTTTCACTCGTGCAATACGAATAA
- the recJ gene encoding single-stranded-DNA-specific exonuclease RecJ: MLHAKYRWTQLPYDEEAARRLAGQLNISPLLASLLVTREMESPEKAELFLRGSLADQHDPMLLSGMKEAVPRIRRAVENGERILIYGDYDADGVSSTTLMIYLMRHLGATYDYYIPHRTKEGYGLHIPVLEHYHKKGFTLIVTVDTGISAVEQVAYANAVGMDVIVTDHHEPPAVLPEAYALINPKLPYCTYPFKGLAGVGVAYKLAQALLGEDTPIAWTELAALGTIADLMPLTGENRMIVKSGLASMERSAFPGMTALLGTSGWSSGEVTSTAVAFGLAPRINASGRMSHANRAVALLTAENMEEAEAIAEELDVLNKERQIIVEDMVQEALQQLESQEQSEGLPDVIVVAGEGWNAGVVGIVASKLLERYYRPTIVLGIHPETGECKGSARSIPGFDIYEALTDCADLLDHFGGHPSAAGMSLSRERLEEFGRRLNAFAAGRLTPEHFVPVLETDLTCSLKDITLQAIEQLQQLAPFGMANTCPRLLLRGLKLLECRQMGKDGKHLKLILGQNGKTVEAVAFGKGELAPLLSEEARIDIVAEASVNEWNGSRKPQLMIQDLAVSHLQVFDYRGSRNPSQLLEELRGKLDKLPACGSGASAVIVNEGSAFFHTLDLKETPIWVYDKNVGVRPGNELAQTAGIHAASTLFVLELPDAPESWTGMVSAFTGLERIYMLHSLRAPQERIEPPSRDHFKLVYSLIYRGAGQGLPEEELLAALVKRTGWSKRMVEMALGVFEELGFIIRASGMIRIHPSPSKQALETSSRYRELGLLAEIEQMLQYGRVPEITEWMLTHIQGAS, translated from the coding sequence TTGCTTCATGCCAAATATCGCTGGACACAGCTTCCCTATGACGAAGAGGCTGCCAGACGGCTGGCCGGCCAGCTGAATATTTCCCCTTTGCTGGCGTCTTTGCTGGTGACGCGGGAGATGGAAAGCCCTGAGAAGGCGGAGCTCTTCTTAAGAGGAAGCCTTGCCGATCAACACGATCCCATGCTGCTCAGCGGCATGAAAGAAGCCGTACCGCGCATCCGCCGTGCGGTGGAAAATGGGGAGCGGATTTTGATATACGGGGATTATGACGCCGATGGGGTGTCATCGACGACTTTAATGATCTACCTGATGAGGCATCTCGGTGCTACATATGACTACTACATCCCGCATCGAACGAAAGAGGGATATGGGCTACATATTCCGGTGCTGGAGCATTATCACAAGAAAGGCTTTACGCTGATCGTGACGGTAGATACGGGGATCAGCGCCGTTGAGCAGGTGGCCTACGCCAATGCGGTGGGCATGGACGTGATCGTCACTGACCACCACGAACCGCCGGCGGTTTTACCGGAAGCGTACGCTTTGATTAACCCCAAGCTGCCATACTGCACGTATCCGTTTAAAGGACTGGCCGGGGTGGGGGTGGCGTACAAGCTGGCCCAAGCGCTCCTGGGGGAGGACACCCCCATTGCTTGGACCGAGCTGGCCGCGCTGGGGACGATTGCTGACCTGATGCCACTGACCGGAGAGAACCGGATGATCGTCAAGTCCGGTCTGGCATCGATGGAGCGCTCGGCATTTCCGGGCATGACGGCATTGCTCGGAACCTCCGGCTGGTCCAGCGGGGAAGTTACTTCGACAGCCGTCGCCTTCGGGTTGGCACCGCGGATTAATGCCAGCGGCCGCATGAGCCACGCCAACCGCGCCGTCGCCTTATTGACGGCGGAGAACATGGAAGAAGCCGAGGCGATCGCCGAGGAGCTGGATGTGCTGAACAAGGAGCGCCAAATAATTGTCGAGGATATGGTGCAAGAAGCGCTTCAGCAGCTGGAAAGCCAAGAGCAGTCGGAAGGGCTGCCCGACGTGATTGTGGTGGCCGGCGAAGGCTGGAATGCCGGCGTTGTCGGGATCGTCGCCTCCAAATTGCTGGAACGGTATTATCGCCCGACCATCGTGTTGGGAATTCATCCCGAGACCGGGGAGTGCAAAGGCTCCGCCCGCTCAATTCCCGGCTTTGACATCTATGAAGCCTTAACCGATTGCGCCGACCTGCTGGACCACTTTGGCGGACATCCATCCGCTGCAGGGATGTCCCTAAGCCGGGAGCGATTGGAGGAATTTGGCCGAAGGCTGAATGCTTTTGCCGCCGGGCGGCTCACGCCGGAGCATTTCGTGCCGGTCCTGGAGACCGATTTGACTTGCTCTTTAAAAGACATTACGCTGCAAGCAATCGAACAACTCCAGCAACTGGCTCCATTTGGCATGGCAAACACCTGTCCCAGGCTGCTTCTTCGTGGCCTAAAGCTGCTGGAATGCCGCCAGATGGGCAAAGACGGCAAGCACTTGAAGCTGATTCTTGGCCAAAACGGTAAAACCGTAGAAGCCGTCGCGTTTGGCAAAGGTGAATTGGCCCCGTTGCTGTCGGAAGAAGCTCGGATCGATATCGTTGCGGAAGCCAGTGTCAACGAGTGGAACGGCTCGCGCAAGCCGCAGCTCATGATCCAGGATTTAGCGGTGTCTCATCTGCAGGTGTTTGATTACCGCGGCTCCCGGAATCCATCGCAGCTGCTCGAAGAGCTTCGAGGGAAGCTGGATAAGCTGCCCGCCTGCGGTTCGGGAGCGTCGGCTGTCATCGTAAATGAAGGTTCCGCATTTTTCCATACCCTTGATTTGAAGGAGACCCCGATTTGGGTATATGATAAGAACGTTGGCGTGCGTCCTGGGAACGAGCTCGCGCAAACCGCTGGGATTCACGCTGCGTCGACATTGTTCGTCCTGGAGCTTCCGGATGCACCGGAGAGCTGGACTGGGATGGTATCCGCTTTTACCGGTCTGGAGCGCATCTATATGCTGCATTCGCTGCGTGCGCCCCAAGAGCGCATCGAGCCGCCTTCTCGCGATCATTTCAAGCTCGTGTACAGCTTGATCTATCGGGGAGCCGGCCAAGGGCTTCCTGAGGAAGAGCTGTTGGCGGCGCTTGTGAAGCGTACCGGTTGGTCAAAGCGGATGGTTGAGATGGCGCTTGGGGTATTCGAGGAGCTGGGATTTATTATTCGGGCATCCGGGATGATTCGGATCCATCCGTCTCCTTCCAAGCAGGCCTTGGAAACGTCAAGCCGTTACCGGGAGCTGGGACTGCTGGCTGAAATCGAACAGATGCTGCAGTACGGCCGGGTGCCGGAAATTACGGAATGGATGCTAACCCATATTCAGGGAGCCTCATAA
- the uraA gene encoding uracil permease — translation MQREIQVNEKVPFGPGVLLSLQHLFAMFGSTVLVPNLFGVDPGMILLMNGIGTLLYILICKGKIPAYLGSSFAFIAPVQAVLQTHPGNGYALALGAFIVTGAIFVLIALLIKYAGTKWIDVVFPPAAMGAIVALIGLELIPVAAGMAGWITDGSEGWTPDGTSITLSLVTLVVTVLGAVLFRGFPKIIHILIGIVVGYVLALFMGVVDTSAIEQAKWITLPTVTTPQWDTSVIISIVPVALVVIVEHIGHLLVTSNIVGKDLSKDPGLHRSLMGNGISTILSGFVGSTPNTTYGENIGVMALTRVFSVYVIGGAAIFAILLSFSGKFSAIIANIPDPVMGGVSLLLFGVIAASGLRIFVEQKVDFSKPTNMLLTTVVLVIGLSGTQLTMGNVVLKGMALATIVGIVLSLFFKLIQVLKLSNDNEEAAH, via the coding sequence TTGCAACGTGAAATTCAAGTGAATGAGAAAGTCCCGTTCGGACCGGGCGTGCTGTTAAGCCTGCAGCACTTATTTGCCATGTTCGGAAGCACGGTGCTGGTGCCTAACCTGTTTGGCGTCGACCCCGGCATGATCCTGCTGATGAACGGCATCGGTACCCTGTTGTACATCCTCATCTGCAAAGGGAAAATCCCTGCTTATCTGGGTTCCAGCTTTGCCTTCATCGCACCGGTTCAGGCGGTTCTCCAGACTCATCCGGGGAACGGCTACGCTTTGGCTCTCGGCGCGTTTATCGTCACCGGCGCGATCTTCGTTCTGATTGCGCTGCTGATTAAATACGCCGGCACGAAGTGGATCGATGTCGTATTCCCACCAGCCGCTATGGGGGCTATCGTTGCCCTGATCGGCCTGGAGCTGATTCCCGTCGCAGCCGGCATGGCCGGATGGATCACCGATGGCTCGGAGGGCTGGACGCCAGATGGAACGTCCATCACGCTGTCGCTCGTGACGTTAGTCGTTACGGTACTTGGCGCTGTCTTGTTCCGCGGCTTTCCGAAGATTATTCACATCTTGATCGGGATCGTCGTTGGTTATGTTCTAGCTTTATTCATGGGTGTGGTCGACACCTCAGCGATCGAACAAGCGAAGTGGATCACCCTGCCGACGGTCACAACCCCGCAATGGGATACCTCCGTCATCATCTCGATCGTGCCGGTCGCGCTGGTCGTCATCGTGGAGCATATCGGCCACCTGCTGGTGACGAGCAACATTGTGGGCAAGGACTTGTCCAAGGACCCGGGCTTGCACCGGTCGCTGATGGGGAACGGGATCTCCACGATTCTTTCCGGTTTTGTAGGCTCCACGCCGAACACGACCTATGGGGAGAACATTGGTGTCATGGCATTAACCCGCGTGTTTTCTGTGTACGTGATCGGGGGTGCGGCGATCTTTGCCATCCTGCTCTCCTTCTCCGGGAAGTTCTCGGCAATCATCGCTAATATTCCGGATCCGGTTATGGGCGGCGTATCCTTGCTGCTGTTTGGCGTTATCGCCGCCTCGGGCTTGCGGATCTTCGTGGAGCAGAAGGTGGATTTCTCCAAGCCTACCAACATGCTGCTGACCACCGTTGTTCTGGTCATCGGCCTGAGCGGCACCCAACTGACCATGGGTAACGTCGTGCTGAAGGGTATGGCCTTGGCAACGATCGTTGGCATTGTGCTTAGCCTGTTCTTCAAGCTCATTCAAGTGCTGAAGTTAAGCAACGATAACGAAGAAGCGGCCCATTAA